Proteins co-encoded in one Marinobacter qingdaonensis genomic window:
- a CDS encoding YkoF family thiamine/hydroxymethylpyrimidine-binding protein gives MYLSVQLSCYPLKDDYKQPIWDLIARLEQTGLEVYPGRMSTELFGEYDEVMKVLSDTMKWSFETYGKSVFVAKIMEGDRRPK, from the coding sequence ATGTATTTGTCGGTCCAACTGAGCTGCTACCCGCTCAAAGACGACTACAAGCAACCGATCTGGGATCTCATCGCCCGCCTGGAGCAGACCGGGCTGGAAGTCTACCCGGGACGCATGAGCACCGAACTGTTCGGTGAGTACGATGAGGTCATGAAGGTACTGTCAGACACCATGAAATGGTCCTTCGAAACCTACGGCAAATCGGTATTCGTGGCCAAGATCATGGAGGGTGACCGGAGGCCCAAATGA
- the ftsH gene encoding ATP-dependent zinc metalloprotease FtsH has product MTDPDEPGGRKPPDSPRPVIPNQYSFLWLSAAIFLMVLWLQDQRQPQLQELAYSEFKTAVTNEQVASVTLHNETITGQFTDSGASRFSAEPGSQDGSAGFHTVRPPMDDPALLELLEAYEVTIRAQPSGLPWWQEMIRGFLPWILLLALMFWFWGIAQRRISQGGGPFDYGKSKARLARKETSTTTLDDVAGIESAKREITEIIDFLKSPQKYRALGAEMPKGVLLVGPPGTGKTLLARAIAGEADVPFFSISASEFIEMFVGVGAARVRDMFLTARKEAPALIFIDELDAIGRSRGTGLGGGHDEREQTLNQILTEMDGFEPHENILVLAATNRPDVLDSALLRPGRFDRKITLDRPHKEARAAILKVHARKVPLAEDVNLEQLAARTIGFSGADLKNLVNEAALTAAREDLEEVTAHCFEVARDRIILGEERDAHLSPEEREAVAYHECGHAIMAYYLPKADPLTKITIIPHGMAMGVTEQTPKDDQYTYTESYLKDRIKVMLGGRSAEKIVYGEVSTGAQNDLKEATALVRRMIGQWGMSEKIGPLGLSIGEEHVFLGREMGLPREFSEKMAELIDAEIQAQLLALEKATVEFLTEHREQLEALAQAVLKQETLSSEEIEQVLREVDARKIA; this is encoded by the coding sequence ATGACCGACCCGGACGAGCCTGGAGGCCGGAAACCGCCGGATTCCCCGCGGCCGGTCATACCCAACCAGTACTCCTTCCTGTGGCTGAGTGCGGCCATCTTCCTGATGGTGCTCTGGCTGCAGGACCAGCGCCAGCCGCAACTGCAGGAGCTGGCCTACTCCGAGTTCAAGACCGCCGTCACCAACGAGCAGGTGGCGTCGGTCACCCTCCACAACGAAACCATCACCGGGCAATTCACCGACAGCGGCGCCAGCCGTTTCAGCGCCGAGCCCGGCAGCCAGGACGGCAGCGCCGGCTTCCACACCGTGCGCCCGCCCATGGACGACCCCGCCCTGCTGGAACTGCTGGAAGCCTACGAAGTCACCATTCGGGCCCAGCCCTCCGGGCTGCCCTGGTGGCAGGAGATGATCCGCGGCTTCCTGCCCTGGATCCTGTTGCTGGCCCTGATGTTCTGGTTCTGGGGCATCGCCCAGCGCCGCATCAGCCAGGGTGGCGGTCCCTTCGACTACGGCAAGTCCAAGGCCCGACTGGCGCGCAAGGAAACCTCGACCACCACCCTGGACGACGTTGCCGGCATAGAGTCGGCGAAACGGGAAATCACCGAAATCATCGACTTTCTCAAATCGCCGCAGAAATACCGGGCCCTGGGGGCCGAGATGCCCAAGGGGGTGCTGCTGGTAGGCCCGCCCGGGACCGGGAAAACCCTGCTGGCCCGGGCCATTGCCGGCGAGGCGGACGTGCCCTTCTTCAGCATCAGCGCCTCGGAATTCATCGAGATGTTCGTCGGAGTCGGCGCCGCCCGGGTGCGGGACATGTTCCTGACTGCGCGCAAGGAGGCGCCGGCGCTGATTTTCATCGATGAACTGGATGCCATCGGGCGCTCCCGGGGCACCGGCCTGGGCGGCGGCCACGACGAGCGGGAGCAGACCCTGAACCAGATCCTGACCGAAATGGACGGCTTTGAGCCCCACGAGAACATCCTGGTGCTGGCCGCCACCAACCGTCCCGATGTGCTCGACAGCGCCCTGCTCCGGCCCGGCCGGTTCGATCGCAAGATCACCCTGGACCGCCCGCACAAGGAGGCCCGGGCCGCCATCCTCAAGGTCCACGCCCGCAAGGTGCCGCTGGCCGAGGACGTGAATCTGGAGCAGCTGGCCGCCCGCACCATCGGTTTTTCCGGCGCGGACCTGAAAAACCTGGTGAACGAAGCCGCCCTGACGGCGGCCCGGGAAGACCTGGAGGAAGTCACCGCCCACTGCTTCGAAGTGGCCCGGGACCGGATCATCCTGGGCGAGGAGCGCGACGCCCACCTGTCGCCCGAGGAGCGGGAGGCGGTGGCCTACCACGAATGCGGCCACGCCATCATGGCCTATTACCTGCCCAAGGCCGACCCGCTTACCAAAATCACCATCATTCCCCACGGCATGGCCATGGGCGTCACCGAGCAGACTCCGAAAGACGATCAATACACCTACACCGAGAGCTATCTGAAAGATCGCATCAAGGTGATGCTGGGCGGCCGCTCCGCCGAGAAGATCGTGTACGGCGAGGTCAGTACCGGGGCCCAGAACGACCTCAAGGAAGCCACCGCCCTGGTCCGCCGGATGATTGGCCAATGGGGTATGAGCGAGAAGATTGGCCCCCTGGGACTCAGCATCGGTGAGGAGCACGTGTTCCTGGGACGGGAAATGGGGCTGCCCCGGGAATTCAGCGAGAAGATGGCGGAGTTGATCGATGCGGAAATCCAGGCCCAGTTGCTGGCGCTGGAGAAAGCGACGGTGGAGTTTTTGACCGAGCATCGGGAGCAGCTGGAAGCCCTGGCCCAAGCGGTGCTCAAACAGGAAACCCTGTCGTCCGAGGAAATTGAGCAGGTCCTGCGCGAGGTCGATGCCCGCAAGATCGCCTGA